From a single Bradyrhizobium sediminis genomic region:
- the katG gene encoding catalase/peroxidase HPI gives MDDKTKCPFTGTRAHTNRDWWPSQLNLQVLHQHSTLSDPMGEAFDYAKEFKSLDLNAVIKDLHALMTDSQEWWPADFGHYGPFFIRMAWHSAGTYRIGDGRGGAGAGQQRFAPLNSWPDNVNLDKARRLLWPIKQKYGRKLSWADLMILAGNVALESMGFKTFGFGGGRADVWEPEEDIYWGAEGKWLADERYSGDRDLQNPLAAVQMGLIYVNPEGPNGNPDPLAAARDIRETFARMAMNDEETVALIAGGHTFGKTHGAADPGKYVGPEPEAASIEDQGLGWNNSYGSGKGGDTIGSGLEVIWTTTPTKWGSNFFWNLFGYEWELTKSPAGAHQWKPKHGAGAGTVPDAHDPSKRHAPSMLTTDLALRFDPAYEKISRRFYENPDQFADAFARAWFKLTHRDMGPVVRYLGPLVPKEQLAWQDPIPAADHPLIGEQDIAALKAKILASGLSVSQLVSTAWASASTFRGSDKRGGANGARIRLAPQKDWGVNQPAQLAKALSSLEAIQKEFNAGGKKVSLADLIVLGGCAGVEKAAKGAGHDVKVPFTPGRMDASQEQTDADSFAPLEPTADGFRNYLHGKQRLSAEELLVDRAQLLTLTAPEMTVLVGGLRVLGANAGKSTHGVFTKRPETLTNDFFVNLLDMGAQWQPAAGSEGVYEGRDRKTNEVKWTATRVDLIFGSHSQLRALAEVYACADSKEKFVKDFVAAWNKVMNLDRFDLA, from the coding sequence ATGGATGACAAAACCAAGTGCCCGTTCACGGGGACCCGCGCACATACCAACCGTGACTGGTGGCCGAGCCAGTTGAACCTTCAGGTTCTCCACCAGCACTCCACTTTGTCCGATCCGATGGGCGAAGCGTTCGACTACGCCAAGGAGTTCAAGAGCCTCGACCTCAATGCCGTGATCAAGGACCTTCATGCCCTGATGACGGACTCGCAGGAATGGTGGCCGGCCGACTTTGGCCACTACGGGCCGTTCTTCATCCGGATGGCGTGGCATAGCGCGGGCACCTACCGCATCGGCGATGGCCGCGGCGGCGCCGGAGCTGGCCAGCAGCGCTTTGCGCCCCTCAACAGTTGGCCGGACAACGTCAACCTCGACAAGGCCCGCCGGCTGCTGTGGCCGATCAAGCAGAAGTACGGCCGGAAACTATCCTGGGCCGACCTGATGATTCTCGCGGGCAACGTCGCCCTCGAGTCGATGGGATTCAAGACGTTCGGTTTCGGCGGCGGCCGCGCCGACGTCTGGGAGCCCGAAGAGGACATTTACTGGGGCGCCGAAGGCAAGTGGCTGGCGGACGAGCGTTACTCCGGCGACCGTGACCTTCAGAATCCTCTCGCCGCCGTGCAGATGGGTCTGATCTACGTCAATCCGGAAGGGCCGAACGGCAATCCGGATCCGCTCGCTGCGGCGCGCGATATCCGCGAGACGTTTGCGCGCATGGCGATGAACGACGAGGAGACCGTCGCGCTCATCGCCGGCGGACACACGTTCGGCAAAACCCACGGCGCTGCCGATCCGGGCAAGTATGTCGGTCCCGAGCCCGAAGCCGCCTCCATCGAGGACCAGGGTCTTGGCTGGAATAACAGCTATGGAAGCGGCAAAGGCGGTGACACGATCGGCAGCGGCCTCGAAGTCATCTGGACCACGACGCCGACGAAGTGGGGCAGCAACTTTTTCTGGAACCTGTTCGGCTACGAATGGGAACTGACCAAGAGCCCGGCCGGTGCGCATCAGTGGAAACCGAAACATGGAGCAGGCGCCGGTACCGTGCCGGATGCGCACGACCCGTCGAAGCGTCATGCGCCATCGATGCTGACTACCGACCTCGCTTTGCGGTTCGACCCTGCCTACGAAAAGATCTCGAGGCGCTTCTACGAGAATCCGGATCAGTTCGCTGACGCGTTTGCGCGGGCATGGTTCAAGCTGACCCACCGCGACATGGGCCCGGTCGTGCGTTATCTCGGCCCGCTGGTTCCGAAGGAACAGCTGGCGTGGCAAGACCCGATCCCCGCTGCGGATCATCCTTTGATCGGTGAGCAGGACATTGCGGCTCTGAAGGCGAAGATCCTCGCGTCCGGGCTGTCGGTGTCCCAGCTCGTCTCGACGGCCTGGGCGTCAGCCTCGACGTTCCGCGGCTCCGACAAGCGCGGCGGCGCCAACGGAGCGCGCATCCGTCTCGCACCGCAGAAGGATTGGGGCGTCAACCAGCCGGCTCAGCTGGCGAAGGCGCTCTCGAGCCTCGAAGCGATCCAGAAGGAGTTCAACGCCGGCGGAAAGAAGGTCTCGCTTGCCGACCTGATCGTTCTCGGCGGCTGCGCAGGCGTAGAGAAAGCCGCGAAGGGCGCCGGGCACGACGTCAAGGTTCCCTTCACACCGGGGCGCATGGACGCGTCGCAGGAGCAGACCGATGCCGACTCCTTCGCGCCGCTCGAACCGACCGCTGACGGGTTCCGCAACTATCTCCACGGCAAGCAGCGCTTGTCCGCCGAGGAGCTGTTGGTGGATCGGGCGCAATTGCTTACGCTGACGGCGCCCGAGATGACGGTTCTGGTCGGTGGCCTGCGCGTCCTGGGCGCAAATGCCGGCAAGTCCACGCACGGCGTCTTCACCAAGCGGCCGGAGACGCTGACCAACGACTTCTTCGTCAACCTGCTCGACATGGGCGCGCAATGGCAGCCGGCCGCCGGCTCCGAAGGCGTGTACGAGGGGCGCGACCGGAAGACCAACGAGGTCAAGTGGACCGCCACCCGGGTCGACCTGATCTTCGGTTCGCACTCGCAGCTGCGCGCTCTTGCGGAAGTCTATGCGTGCGCGGACTCGAAGGAGAAGTTCGTGAAAGACTTCGTGGCGGCCTGGAACAAGGTGATGAACCTCGATCGCTTCGATCTTGCCTGA
- a CDS encoding hydrogen peroxide-inducible genes activator: MNNATLRQLRYFDALARHCHFGRAAEACAISQPALSMQIKELEQDLGGVLLERGARQVGLTKFGEDVAQRVRDILRSVDELGDFARASRDRLVGRLRIGMIPTIAPYLLPTVIGNLTRTHPELDIHIREALTQKLIRELAEGRLDTAIVALPVSEPSLTEVALFSENFLLVRPGGDEGTPVPSSEKLRELRLLLLEEGHCFRDQALSFCGMQSSPPREVLDASSLSTLVQMVGAGIGVTLIPEMAVAVETRSAPVSVARFKNPQPSRTIGMVWRKTSPLTKQLLQISEVVRLSADALRERHSPGSSSRNRRT, encoded by the coding sequence ATGAACAATGCTACCCTCAGGCAACTTCGCTATTTCGATGCGCTGGCACGTCATTGCCACTTCGGACGCGCGGCGGAGGCATGTGCGATCTCGCAGCCGGCTTTGTCGATGCAGATCAAGGAACTGGAGCAAGATCTGGGCGGCGTGCTGCTCGAGCGGGGCGCACGACAAGTCGGGCTTACCAAGTTCGGGGAAGACGTCGCCCAGCGCGTCCGCGACATCCTGCGCTCCGTCGATGAACTGGGAGACTTCGCGCGTGCGTCGCGGGACCGGCTTGTGGGCCGGCTGCGCATCGGCATGATCCCGACGATTGCACCCTATCTGCTGCCGACGGTGATCGGGAACCTCACCCGAACGCATCCCGAACTCGACATTCACATACGTGAGGCGTTGACGCAGAAGCTGATACGAGAGCTCGCGGAAGGCCGGCTCGACACCGCAATCGTTGCCCTGCCGGTGTCCGAACCTTCGCTGACGGAGGTCGCCTTGTTTTCGGAAAATTTTCTGCTGGTCCGGCCCGGCGGGGATGAGGGAACGCCGGTGCCCAGCAGCGAAAAGCTGCGCGAATTGAGGCTGCTTCTGCTGGAAGAGGGGCACTGTTTTCGCGATCAGGCGCTGTCGTTCTGCGGCATGCAATCGTCGCCGCCGCGGGAGGTGCTGGACGCGAGTTCGCTGTCTACACTGGTTCAAATGGTCGGCGCCGGGATCGGGGTCACCTTGATCCCGGAAATGGCAGTGGCGGTGGAGACACGCTCGGCGCCGGTGTCGGTCGCCCGCTTCAAGAACCCGCAACCCTCGCGAACCATCGGCATGGTCTGGCGCAAGACAAGTCCTCTAACCAAACAGCTCCTGCAGATTTCCGAGGTGGTTCGTCTCTCCGCCGACGCGTTGCGCGAGCGGCACAGCCCGGGATCGTCTTCGCGCAATCGCCGGACCTGA
- a CDS encoding site-2 protease family protein, producing MNISLYDISVWVLPLLIAITFHEAAHGFVAHRLGDDTAFRLGRVSFNPLKHIDPFGTVMLPAILLLSHSPFLFGYAKPVPVNFRALKHPRLDMVWVALAGPATNILLALAAAAAFHALPLAPANSAQWIADNLKNSLVINVALAVFNMLPIPPLDGGRVAVGLLPNVLAYPLSRLEPYGMLILIGILIVLPLAGSQFGLNLDVISTILRTSTGTIIRLLLVLTGNL from the coding sequence TTGAACATCTCCCTTTACGACATCTCGGTCTGGGTGCTGCCGCTCCTCATCGCCATCACCTTTCACGAGGCTGCCCATGGCTTTGTCGCGCACCGTCTCGGCGACGACACCGCCTTCCGGCTCGGCCGGGTCAGCTTCAATCCGCTGAAACACATCGATCCCTTCGGCACGGTGATGTTGCCGGCTATCCTGCTGTTGTCCCACTCCCCGTTCCTGTTCGGCTACGCCAAGCCGGTGCCGGTGAATTTCCGGGCCCTGAAACATCCCCGGCTCGACATGGTCTGGGTGGCGCTGGCGGGCCCTGCGACCAACATCCTCCTCGCTCTGGCCGCGGCGGCGGCATTCCACGCCCTGCCCCTCGCGCCGGCGAATTCGGCGCAGTGGATCGCCGACAACCTCAAGAATTCGCTCGTCATCAATGTCGCGCTGGCGGTGTTCAACATGCTGCCGATCCCGCCGCTGGACGGCGGGCGGGTCGCGGTCGGGCTGTTGCCGAACGTACTGGCCTACCCGCTTTCCCGGCTGGAGCCGTACGGAATGCTGATTTTGATCGGGATTCTGATCGTTCTGCCGCTGGCCGGCTCGCAGTTCGGTCTAAATCTTGATGTTATTTCAACGATACTGCGAACATCGACCGGCACGATCATACGATTACTTCTCGTATTGACCGGCAATCTGTAG
- a CDS encoding GFA family protein, translating into MTREGGCLCGAVRFRAEGEPLNVRVCHCRNCQKAMGSPFFARALFDQRALSVEGETARYPSSEALDRVFCRICGTRLFSRRTNGTVVGVALAAFDDRNAFAPAEHIWVSEKMDWVKLDDGLPQYKGTVLP; encoded by the coding sequence ATGACCAGAGAAGGCGGATGTCTGTGCGGTGCGGTCAGGTTCAGGGCGGAGGGCGAGCCGCTCAACGTCCGCGTCTGCCATTGCCGCAATTGCCAGAAGGCGATGGGCTCGCCGTTCTTTGCCCGCGCGCTGTTCGACCAGCGGGCGCTTTCGGTCGAGGGCGAGACGGCGCGCTATCCGTCGTCGGAGGCGCTCGACCGGGTGTTCTGCAGGATTTGCGGCACGAGGCTGTTTTCCCGGCGCACCAACGGCACCGTGGTAGGCGTCGCGCTGGCGGCCTTCGACGACCGCAACGCCTTTGCGCCGGCCGAACACATCTGGGTGTCCGAAAAAATGGACTGGGTGAAGCTCGACGACGGGTTGCCGCAGTATAAGGGGACGGTTCTCCCGTAG
- a CDS encoding SDR family NAD(P)-dependent oxidoreductase produces MNKIDLNGRCAVVTGGAQGFGRAITERFVSSGAKVAIWDHDQPFAEKTAKEIGPAVTAFKVDVSDLAAVEKARDATLAAFGKIDILVNNAGIAGINKTVWETDLEEWRKVLRINLDGPFICCKAIAPAMIKQGYGRIVNIASIAGKEGNPNAAHYSASKAGLIALTKSLGKELAAHDILVNAVTPAAARTAIFDQMTQQHIDFMLSKIPKGRFVLVEELAAMVAWLASEDCAFSTGAVFDISGGRATY; encoded by the coding sequence ATGAACAAGATCGATCTCAACGGCCGCTGCGCCGTCGTCACCGGCGGCGCGCAGGGTTTCGGACGCGCCATTACCGAGCGCTTCGTCTCCTCCGGCGCCAAGGTCGCGATCTGGGATCATGACCAGCCGTTCGCCGAGAAGACCGCGAAGGAGATCGGACCGGCCGTCACCGCCTTCAAGGTCGACGTGTCCGACCTCGCTGCGGTCGAGAAGGCGCGCGACGCCACGCTGGCCGCGTTCGGCAAGATCGACATTCTCGTCAACAACGCCGGGATCGCCGGCATCAACAAGACGGTGTGGGAAACCGACCTCGAGGAATGGCGCAAGGTGCTGCGCATCAATCTCGACGGCCCCTTCATCTGCTGCAAGGCGATCGCGCCCGCCATGATCAAGCAAGGCTACGGCCGTATCGTCAACATCGCTTCCATCGCCGGCAAGGAGGGCAACCCCAACGCCGCGCACTACTCGGCCTCGAAGGCCGGCCTGATCGCGCTGACGAAATCGCTCGGCAAGGAACTCGCGGCGCACGACATCCTCGTCAACGCGGTGACGCCTGCCGCCGCCAGGACCGCGATCTTCGACCAGATGACGCAGCAGCACATCGACTTCATGCTGTCGAAGATTCCGAAGGGACGTTTTGTTCTGGTGGAAGAACTCGCCGCAATGGTGGCGTGGCTGGCGTCGGAGGATTGCGCCTTCTCCACCGGCGCGGTGTTCGACATTTCCGGCGGCCGGGCGACGTATTAG
- a CDS encoding SDR family oxidoreductase: protein MSDRLKGKRAFVTAAAAGIGRASAIAFAREGATVFATDIDEKGLAALKAVGIAEVAKLDARDTAAVTAMAKRAGPVDILLNAAGFVHHGTVLDCSDEDWDFSFDLNVKSMHRTIRAFLPGMLESGRGSIVNISSAAGVFKAAPNRYVYGATKAAVAALTRAVAVDFITKGIRCNCICPGTIETPSMLNRAAAAGPQGREMFISRQPMGRLGTAEEIASLAVYLASDESAFTTGVAHIIDGGWTL, encoded by the coding sequence ATGTCAGACCGCCTCAAGGGCAAGCGCGCCTTCGTGACCGCCGCCGCGGCCGGCATCGGCCGCGCCAGCGCAATCGCCTTCGCGCGCGAAGGCGCCACGGTGTTCGCCACCGACATCGACGAGAAGGGCCTCGCCGCGCTCAAGGCTGTAGGCATTGCGGAGGTCGCAAAACTCGACGCGCGCGACACCGCCGCCGTTACCGCGATGGCAAAACGCGCAGGCCCTGTCGACATCCTGCTCAACGCCGCCGGTTTCGTGCATCACGGCACCGTGCTCGACTGTTCCGACGAGGACTGGGATTTTTCCTTCGACCTCAACGTCAAATCGATGCACCGGACCATCCGCGCGTTTCTGCCGGGCATGCTGGAAAGCGGCCGCGGCTCGATCGTCAACATCTCCTCGGCCGCCGGCGTGTTCAAGGCCGCGCCCAACCGTTACGTCTATGGCGCGACCAAGGCCGCGGTTGCGGCCTTGACCCGCGCGGTCGCGGTCGACTTCATCACCAAGGGCATCCGCTGCAATTGTATTTGCCCCGGCACCATCGAGACGCCGTCGATGTTGAACCGCGCCGCCGCCGCGGGTCCGCAAGGCCGCGAAATGTTCATCAGCCGGCAGCCGATGGGCCGGCTCGGCACCGCAGAGGAAATCGCGTCGCTCGCGGTCTATCTCGCCAGCGACGAAAGCGCGTTCACCACCGGCGTCGCCCACATCATCGACGGCGGCTGGACGCTTTGA
- a CDS encoding IlvD/Edd family dehydratase gives MNKPLTGVTRRKLRSSEWFNNPHNPGMTALYLERYLNYGLTRHELQSGKPIIGIAQTGNDLSPCNRHHLELAHRVREGIRAAGGIAMEFPMHPIQETGKRPTAALDRNLAYLGLVEVLFGYPLDGVVLTTGCDKTTPACLMAAATVNIPAIVLSGGPMLNGWHKGQRTGSGTVVWKAREELAAGDIDYEEFMNIVASSAPSVGHCNTMGTASTMNSLAEALGMSLPGCAAIPAPYRERGQIAYETGMRIVGMVWEDLKPSDILTRKAFENCIVVNSAIGGSTNAPIHINALARHIGVELSIDDWQKHGHDVPLLVNMQPAGFYLGEEYHRAGGVPSVVRELMAHQRIHEDAMTVNGHTMGDNCREAPKPDGDVIWSYDKPLVKDAGFLVLRGNLFDSAIMKTSVISKEFRDRYLVNPKDPNAFEGRAIVFEGPEDYHHRIDDASLNIDEHCILFVRGTGPIGYPGGAEVVNMQPPAALIKRGILSLPCIGDGRQSGTSGSPSILNATPEAAANGGLAILRTGDKVRIDLNKGSANILIGDDEVKQRHAKLKADGGFKYPANQTPWQEIYRSTVGQQSTGACMELATRYHDIAGKVGVARDNH, from the coding sequence ATGAACAAGCCGCTCACCGGCGTCACCAGGCGCAAGCTCCGCTCCAGCGAGTGGTTCAACAACCCGCACAATCCCGGCATGACCGCGCTCTACCTCGAGCGCTATCTCAATTACGGCCTGACCCGGCACGAGCTGCAATCCGGCAAGCCGATCATCGGCATCGCGCAGACCGGCAACGACCTTTCGCCGTGCAACCGCCATCACCTCGAACTGGCGCATCGGGTCCGCGAAGGCATCCGCGCCGCCGGCGGCATCGCCATGGAATTCCCGATGCACCCGATCCAGGAGACCGGCAAGCGCCCGACCGCGGCGCTCGACCGCAACCTCGCTTATCTCGGTCTCGTGGAAGTGCTGTTCGGCTATCCCCTCGATGGCGTGGTGCTGACCACCGGCTGCGACAAGACCACCCCCGCCTGCCTGATGGCGGCGGCAACGGTGAATATCCCGGCGATCGTGCTGTCGGGCGGGCCGATGCTCAACGGCTGGCACAAAGGCCAGCGCACCGGTTCCGGCACCGTAGTCTGGAAAGCGCGCGAGGAGCTTGCCGCAGGGGATATCGACTACGAGGAATTCATGAACATCGTGGCCTCCTCGGCGCCGTCGGTCGGCCACTGCAACACTATGGGCACTGCCTCCACCATGAATTCGCTGGCCGAAGCGCTCGGCATGTCGCTGCCGGGCTGCGCCGCCATCCCCGCCCCCTATCGCGAGCGCGGCCAGATCGCCTACGAGACCGGCATGCGCATCGTCGGGATGGTGTGGGAGGATCTGAAGCCGTCCGACATCCTCACCCGCAAGGCGTTCGAGAACTGCATCGTCGTCAATTCGGCGATCGGCGGCTCGACCAACGCGCCGATCCACATCAACGCGCTGGCCCGCCATATCGGCGTCGAGCTTTCGATCGACGACTGGCAGAAACACGGCCACGACGTTCCGTTGCTCGTGAACATGCAGCCGGCCGGCTTCTATCTCGGCGAGGAATATCACCGCGCAGGCGGCGTGCCGTCGGTAGTGCGCGAATTGATGGCGCACCAGCGCATCCATGAAGACGCCATGACCGTCAACGGCCACACTATGGGCGACAATTGCCGCGAGGCGCCGAAGCCCGATGGCGACGTGATCTGGTCTTACGACAAGCCGCTGGTGAAGGACGCCGGCTTCCTGGTGCTGCGCGGCAATCTGTTCGATTCCGCGATCATGAAGACCAGCGTGATATCCAAGGAATTCCGCGACCGCTATCTGGTCAACCCGAAGGATCCGAACGCCTTCGAGGGCCGCGCAATCGTGTTCGAGGGCCCGGAGGATTATCACCACCGCATCGACGACGCTTCGCTCAATATCGACGAACACTGCATCCTGTTCGTTCGCGGCACCGGTCCGATCGGTTATCCCGGCGGCGCCGAGGTTGTGAACATGCAGCCGCCGGCGGCGCTGATCAAACGCGGCATCCTGTCGTTGCCCTGCATCGGCGACGGCCGCCAGTCCGGCACCTCCGGCTCGCCCTCGATCCTCAACGCCACGCCCGAAGCCGCCGCCAATGGCGGGCTCGCAATTCTCAGGACCGGCGACAAGGTCCGCATCGATCTGAACAAGGGCAGCGCCAACATCCTGATCGGGGATGACGAGGTGAAGCAGCGGCACGCCAAGCTCAAGGCCGACGGCGGGTTCAAATATCCGGCCAACCAGACGCCGTGGCAGGAAATCTACCGCTCGACCGTCGGCCAGCAGTCGACCGGCGCCTGCATGGAGCTCGCGACCCGCTACCACGACATCGCCGGCAAGGTCGGAGTGGCGCGGGATAATCATTGA
- a CDS encoding LacI family DNA-binding transcriptional regulator has translation MERKRAKSGEIRLTEVAKLAGVSPITASRFFRNPEALSISKRERVASAAKELGYVPNLAARALASQRTEVIGVLIPSLTNNVFSDVLRGIYDASEGSRYSIQLANTRYSILQEEKLLRLFQAQKPAGLIVTGIDQTPESRSVMEAMNCPIAQIMEIGPDPVDMMVGFSHYDAAFAAVSHLISQGFRRIGFLGAQMDPRMQRRLQGYRDAMKAASLFDPRNIVTTPVPTTVTLGGTLIADLLLRTPDIEGIVCVNDDIALGALFECQRRHISVPEDMAIVGFNDLEFMASAVPSLTSVRTNRYEMGRRAVTMVTAAIDGNRPPEPVIDLGFELMVRESSSARSA, from the coding sequence ATGGAACGGAAACGGGCGAAGTCTGGCGAAATCCGGCTCACAGAAGTTGCCAAACTTGCGGGGGTAAGCCCGATCACCGCTTCGCGATTTTTCAGAAATCCCGAAGCGCTGTCGATCAGCAAGCGGGAACGGGTGGCGAGCGCGGCAAAGGAACTGGGTTACGTGCCGAACCTCGCGGCGCGTGCGCTCGCTTCGCAGCGCACCGAAGTCATCGGCGTTCTGATCCCGTCCCTCACCAACAACGTGTTCTCCGACGTGCTGCGCGGCATCTACGACGCCTCGGAGGGCAGCCGCTACAGCATCCAGCTTGCCAATACCCGCTACAGCATCCTGCAGGAGGAAAAGCTGCTGCGGCTGTTCCAGGCGCAGAAGCCGGCCGGATTGATCGTGACCGGCATCGACCAGACCCCGGAGTCCCGCTCGGTCATGGAGGCCATGAACTGCCCGATTGCGCAGATCATGGAAATCGGACCCGACCCGGTCGACATGATGGTCGGGTTTTCGCATTATGATGCAGCCTTTGCAGCGGTTTCTCACCTTATTTCGCAAGGTTTTCGGCGCATCGGGTTTCTCGGCGCGCAAATGGATCCGCGCATGCAGCGCCGACTGCAGGGCTACCGCGATGCGATGAAGGCGGCCTCGCTGTTCGACCCGCGCAACATCGTTACCACCCCCGTGCCGACCACCGTGACGCTGGGCGGTACGCTGATCGCCGACCTGCTCCTGAGGACGCCCGACATCGAGGGGATCGTCTGCGTCAATGACGACATCGCGCTCGGCGCGCTGTTCGAATGCCAGCGCCGGCATATATCCGTTCCCGAAGACATGGCGATCGTCGGCTTCAACGACCTGGAGTTCATGGCCTCGGCCGTCCCCTCGCTCACCAGCGTCAGAACCAACCGCTACGAGATGGGCCGGCGCGCCGTCACCATGGTGACGGCCGCGATCGACGGTAATCGCCCACCGGAGCCGGTCATCGATCTCGGTTTCGAACTCATGGTCCGCGAAAGCTCGTCGGCACGGAGCGCTTGA
- a CDS encoding ABC transporter ATP-binding protein: MSSVQIRDVRKSFGGFEVLHGVTIPIEDGAFVVLVGPSGCGKSTLLRMLAGLENITSGTISIGDKVVNNVQPKERDIAMVFQNYALYPHMTVADNMGFSLKLRGANANEISTGVKRAAEILDLTPLLDRFPRQLSGGQRQRVAMGRAIVRDPQVFLFDEPLSNLDAKLRVAMRTEIKELHQRLKTTTVYVTHDQIEAMTMADKIVVMHDGIVEQMGTPLELYDKPDNQFVAGFIGSPAMNFLKGKVKSNGTAGFEGPNGVKLPLASAPANSEGRPAVYGIRPEHFTIADDGAEAEIVVVEPTGSETQVFAKLGGEQVVAVFRERHQFNPGDKIRLKPDPTLVHLFDETTGKRLNA; this comes from the coding sequence ATGTCGTCGGTGCAGATTCGCGACGTGCGGAAGTCGTTTGGCGGCTTTGAGGTCCTGCACGGTGTGACGATCCCGATCGAGGACGGCGCCTTCGTGGTTCTGGTCGGCCCCTCCGGTTGCGGCAAGTCGACCTTGCTGCGGATGCTCGCCGGCCTCGAAAACATCACCTCCGGTACGATCTCGATCGGCGACAAGGTCGTCAACAATGTCCAGCCCAAGGAGCGGGACATCGCGATGGTGTTCCAGAACTATGCGCTCTATCCGCATATGACGGTCGCCGACAATATGGGATTCTCGCTGAAGCTGCGCGGCGCGAACGCGAACGAAATTTCCACCGGCGTCAAGCGCGCCGCGGAAATCCTTGACCTGACGCCGCTGCTCGATCGCTTTCCGCGGCAATTGTCCGGCGGGCAGCGCCAGCGTGTGGCGATGGGCCGCGCCATCGTGCGCGACCCCCAGGTCTTCTTGTTCGACGAGCCCTTGTCCAACCTCGACGCCAAGCTGCGCGTCGCGATGCGCACCGAAATCAAGGAACTGCATCAGCGGCTGAAGACCACGACGGTCTACGTCACCCACGACCAGATCGAGGCCATGACCATGGCCGACAAGATCGTGGTGATGCACGACGGCATCGTGGAGCAGATGGGCACACCGCTCGAGCTCTATGACAAGCCGGACAACCAGTTCGTCGCCGGCTTCATCGGCTCGCCGGCGATGAATTTCCTCAAAGGCAAGGTGAAGTCGAACGGCACCGCCGGGTTCGAGGGGCCGAACGGGGTCAAGCTTCCGCTCGCCTCGGCGCCCGCCAATTCCGAAGGCCGGCCCGCGGTATACGGCATCCGGCCTGAGCACTTCACCATCGCGGACGATGGTGCGGAGGCCGAGATCGTGGTGGTCGAGCCGACCGGTTCGGAAACCCAGGTCTTCGCCAAACTCGGCGGCGAACAGGTCGTCGCCGTATTCCGCGAGCGGCATCAATTCAATCCGGGCGACAAGATCCGGTTGAAGCCGGATCCAACGCTCGTGCATCTGTTCGACGAGACTACCGGGAAGCGACTGAACGCCTAA